The Geoanaerobacter pelophilus genome includes a region encoding these proteins:
- a CDS encoding right-handed parallel beta-helix repeat-containing protein: MTLIFYRIALLLALTGAVTGCSLDSMITATPRLTPAPQKATVDPVPLPVAKSAVVQPQVKQAAPVVEAEKIVPKVAPPVPAVSLTAASDAGQKNERLVNTSVSADLAYENDTLREDAVWHGEVHVTGWLTVPPQVTLTIEPGTVVRFSPAASGDSGGAGLLVQGRLVAAGAADKQILFTGRYVQPATGDWQGMVLLATDKKNLLDQCRFEGAAVALDVFYSQVTLRDLQVSSSATAIRLKDSYANVAGGGVSSCGIGIKSVDSELELRDMNISSNNSGMQVSGGSFYLTGATFYSNSQAALVAENSKLKVTGCSFTVNGTGVDLTGSEGAVSFNKVLSNRKAGINLAHSRIRINGNNISQNGETGLKISGSGNVAWGNVIAANNSHDLEYSGDGDLAVMGNWWGGIAPERISSRIHTNDAAGRVLYLPVLRNRPQSVM; encoded by the coding sequence ATGACTCTCATTTTTTATAGAATAGCCTTGCTGCTTGCTTTGACTGGTGCCGTCACCGGGTGCAGCCTTGATTCGATGATAACCGCAACTCCCCGGTTGACCCCTGCGCCGCAGAAAGCGACCGTTGATCCGGTGCCGCTACCTGTTGCCAAGAGTGCTGTGGTTCAGCCCCAAGTAAAGCAAGCGGCACCGGTTGTTGAAGCGGAAAAGATCGTACCTAAGGTTGCACCACCGGTGCCGGCTGTTTCTCTGACCGCAGCTTCTGACGCTGGGCAGAAGAATGAGCGGCTTGTCAATACCTCTGTTTCTGCAGACCTGGCATATGAGAATGATACCCTCAGGGAAGATGCGGTCTGGCACGGTGAGGTTCATGTTACCGGCTGGTTGACGGTACCGCCGCAGGTCACACTTACCATTGAGCCCGGGACAGTGGTCAGGTTCAGCCCTGCTGCAAGTGGCGACAGTGGTGGTGCCGGGCTGTTGGTCCAGGGGCGGCTGGTTGCGGCCGGAGCTGCTGACAAACAGATACTGTTTACCGGTCGCTATGTGCAGCCGGCGACCGGTGACTGGCAAGGGATGGTACTGCTTGCCACCGACAAGAAGAATCTGCTCGACCAGTGCCGTTTTGAAGGGGCAGCTGTAGCCCTGGACGTTTTTTATTCACAGGTTACCTTGCGGGATTTACAGGTTTCTTCAAGTGCTACGGCGATTCGTTTGAAAGATTCCTATGCCAACGTTGCTGGTGGGGGAGTAAGCAGTTGCGGTATCGGTATTAAATCCGTTGATAGCGAGCTTGAACTGCGGGACATGAATATCTCCAGTAATAATAGTGGCATGCAGGTCTCAGGCGGCTCATTTTATCTGACCGGCGCTACTTTTTATAGTAACAGCCAGGCGGCGCTGGTTGCTGAAAACAGCAAACTTAAGGTGACCGGTTGCAGCTTTACTGTGAACGGAACCGGAGTTGACCTGACCGGCTCGGAAGGGGCGGTTTCTTTCAATAAGGTCCTGAGCAACCGCAAGGCCGGCATCAATCTGGCGCATTCCCGCATCAGGATAAATGGCAACAATATCAGCCAGAACGGCGAGACCGGCCTCAAAATTTCCGGTAGCGGCAATGTTGCCTGGGGTAATGTTATCGCTGCCAACAATAGCCATGACCTTGAGTATTCAGGCGATGGTGACCTCGCGGTCATGGGCAACTGGTGGGGTGGCATTGCGCCGGAACGCATTTCTTCAAGAATCCATACCAATGATGCAGCCGGCAGGGTTTTGTACCTTCCTGTTCTCCGGAACCGTCCGCAATCCGTAATGTAA
- a CDS encoding aminotransferase class V-fold PLP-dependent enzyme, giving the protein MPIYLDNAATSYPKPEEVYQAVDTALREGAGSPGRGGHRGGISAARLVLEARETLAHLFGVADSSRLVFTHSATESLNLALHGLLNPGDHVVTTSMEHNSMARPLHLASRRGVEVTWVEAGTDGFVSPEDLAAAVRPNTALIAVSHCSNVTGTIQAVSLIGEIARNAGIPFLVDAAQSAGCIPIDVGSMHIDMLAAPGHKGLMGPPGTGFLYIADGVSLQPLLVGGTGTSSASLDQPETLPERFESGTQNTPAIAGLLAGAGFVSSVGVANIAAHEAALVVPLMEGLRLIPGLKVYGPDPSLPRGSVVSFAIDGMDPSQVGFVLDHDYEIAVRTGLHCAPNAHRSIGTYPSGTIRVSPGWFNTGSEIATFLDAIDRIARRKR; this is encoded by the coding sequence ATGCCAATATATCTGGACAATGCAGCAACTTCATATCCGAAGCCTGAAGAAGTGTACCAAGCGGTTGACACGGCCCTGCGCGAAGGGGCCGGCAGTCCCGGCAGAGGTGGTCATCGCGGAGGGATTTCCGCTGCCAGGTTAGTGCTCGAAGCGCGCGAGACATTGGCGCATCTTTTTGGGGTGGCGGATTCGAGTCGCCTGGTGTTTACCCATAGTGCGACAGAATCACTGAACCTGGCGTTGCACGGCTTGTTGAATCCCGGCGATCACGTGGTGACCACCAGCATGGAGCACAATTCCATGGCCAGACCTCTGCACCTGGCATCCAGGCGCGGGGTGGAAGTGACCTGGGTTGAAGCCGGAACTGACGGTTTTGTCAGCCCCGAAGATCTTGCGGCAGCGGTTCGTCCCAACACAGCGCTTATCGCAGTGAGTCACTGCTCAAATGTTACCGGCACCATCCAGGCTGTTTCGCTGATCGGCGAGATCGCACGCAATGCCGGGATCCCATTCCTGGTCGATGCCGCCCAGAGCGCCGGCTGTATTCCGATAGATGTTGGGTCAATGCATATCGATATGCTGGCTGCGCCTGGGCATAAGGGTTTGATGGGTCCACCGGGCACCGGCTTTCTTTATATCGCTGATGGTGTCTCTCTACAGCCGTTGTTGGTCGGTGGCACCGGCACCTCCTCTGCCAGTCTCGACCAGCCGGAGACTCTCCCGGAACGCTTTGAAAGTGGCACGCAGAACACGCCGGCCATTGCCGGACTGCTCGCCGGAGCCGGATTCGTCAGCAGTGTCGGTGTGGCCAACATTGCCGCGCATGAGGCGGCGCTGGTCGTGCCTTTAATGGAAGGGCTGCGCTTGATTCCCGGTTTGAAGGTATATGGACCGGACCCGTCGCTGCCGCGCGGCAGCGTGGTATCATTCGCCATCGACGGGATGGACCCGAGCCAGGTCGGATTTGTCCTCGACCATGACTACGAAATTGCCGTAAGAACAGGTCTCCACTGTGCGCCGAATGCTCACAGATCCATAGGTACCTACCCATCCGGCACCATAAGGGTCAGCCCCGGATGGTTCAACACCGGTTCAGAAATCGCCACGTTCTTGGACGCGATCGACCGGATTGCAAGGAGGAAGAGATGA
- a CDS encoding PhoH family protein, with the protein MKTFILDTNVLLYDPHALYRFEDNNIIIPITVIEEIDRFKKDMNETGRNARHISRLVDQLRKDGSLTKGIALENGGTVRVEIYEEKVLKRLPPELRVDRGDNRILAVAVDLLERDGKNPVILVTKDTNLRIKADALGLVAEDYESDKVDIEELYPGYVEMEVDPLIIDRVHGQGFAEAEGEFYPNQFVTLKDQLNPSHSAICRFDASQRRLVPLKKAGKEGVWSIHPRNREQSFALDALLDDNVKLVTLVGKAGTGKTLLAIAAGLHKVAEENVYNRLLVSRPVFPMGKDLGFLPGDIEEKLTPWMQPIFDNVELLLSGHEAEKRHSKGYKELMAMGILDIEPLTYIRGRSIPNQYMIVDEAQNLTPHEIKTIITRAGEGTKIVLTGDPYQIDNPYVDASSNGLTYVVERFKEQAIAGHITMTKGERSELAELAANLL; encoded by the coding sequence ATGAAGACTTTCATTCTGGATACCAATGTCCTTCTTTACGACCCGCATGCACTCTACCGATTTGAGGACAACAACATCATTATCCCGATCACGGTAATTGAGGAAATCGACCGGTTCAAGAAAGACATGAACGAAACCGGGCGCAATGCCAGGCATATCTCGCGCCTGGTGGACCAGTTGCGCAAGGACGGTTCCCTTACCAAGGGGATAGCCCTGGAAAACGGCGGCACCGTCAGGGTTGAAATTTACGAAGAAAAAGTCCTGAAACGGCTTCCCCCGGAACTCCGGGTGGACCGGGGTGACAACCGGATTCTGGCTGTCGCGGTTGACCTGCTGGAGCGGGACGGGAAGAACCCGGTAATCCTGGTGACCAAGGATACCAATCTGAGAATCAAGGCTGACGCCCTTGGGCTGGTGGCAGAGGATTATGAATCAGACAAGGTCGATATTGAGGAACTCTATCCAGGCTATGTCGAGATGGAAGTGGATCCGCTGATCATCGACCGGGTGCATGGGCAAGGGTTTGCAGAAGCGGAAGGGGAGTTCTACCCCAACCAGTTCGTAACCCTCAAGGACCAGCTCAATCCGTCACACAGCGCGATCTGTCGTTTCGATGCCAGTCAGAGGCGCCTGGTACCGCTGAAAAAAGCGGGCAAGGAAGGGGTCTGGAGCATCCATCCCCGCAACCGCGAACAGTCTTTTGCCCTGGATGCGCTCCTGGACGACAATGTCAAGCTGGTAACTCTCGTGGGTAAGGCCGGTACCGGCAAGACCTTGCTGGCGATTGCGGCCGGCCTGCATAAAGTTGCCGAAGAAAATGTCTACAACCGCCTGCTGGTATCGCGACCGGTCTTTCCCATGGGAAAGGATCTCGGCTTTCTTCCTGGCGATATCGAGGAAAAGCTGACACCGTGGATGCAGCCGATCTTCGATAATGTGGAACTGCTGCTGTCCGGGCATGAGGCTGAAAAGCGCCACAGCAAGGGGTACAAGGAGCTGATGGCCATGGGGATTCTTGACATCGAGCCCTTGACCTATATTCGTGGCCGCTCCATACCGAACCAGTACATGATTGTCGATGAGGCCCAGAACCTGACGCCTCACGAGATCAAGACCATCATAACCAGGGCCGGAGAAGGGACCAAGATCGTGCTTACCGGCGATCCCTACCAGATAGACAACCCATACGTGGATGCCTCAAGCAACGGTCTTACCTATGTGGTCGAGCGGTTCAAGGAACAGGCGATTGCCGGGCATATAACGATGACTAAGGGGGAGAGGTCGGAGTTGGCTGAACTGGCCGCCAACCTTCTTTAG
- the tsaD gene encoding tRNA (adenosine(37)-N6)-threonylcarbamoyltransferase complex transferase subunit TsaD: MLVLAIESSCDETAAAVVRDGRTVLSSIVASQVAIHAEYGGVVPEIASRRHLESVAPVVIEALKTAGVTLDEIKGIAVTQGPGLVGALLVGIAAARGIAAACSIPVTGVNHIEAHLLAPFLEQEIAFPYLALVVSGGHTHLYKVDGIGHYTILGQTLDDAAGEAFDKVAKLVGLPYPGGALIDRLAAEGDPVAVKLPRPLLHDGSCNFSFSGLKTAVLNWTQKNPEGKSGQLLNDLCASFQAAVCEVLTVKTWSALEKTGITRLVIAGGVACNSGLRREMSRLAATRGIDLYIPSPALCADNAAMVAVPGEFYLSRRIATINGFDALPSWPLDRIKARFAEAT, from the coding sequence ATGTTGGTACTGGCAATCGAGAGCTCATGTGACGAGACAGCAGCTGCAGTGGTGCGGGACGGCAGGACGGTGCTCTCAAGCATTGTGGCATCCCAGGTGGCGATTCATGCGGAATACGGCGGAGTCGTGCCGGAGATCGCCTCGCGCCGGCATCTGGAGAGTGTTGCCCCGGTAGTGATCGAGGCCCTGAAAACTGCCGGAGTGACCCTGGATGAGATTAAGGGCATTGCCGTTACCCAGGGACCTGGACTGGTCGGCGCTCTTCTGGTCGGCATTGCCGCAGCCAGGGGGATTGCCGCTGCCTGTTCCATTCCGGTAACCGGGGTTAATCATATCGAGGCCCACCTGCTGGCGCCGTTCCTCGAACAGGAGATTGCCTTCCCCTATTTGGCACTGGTGGTTTCCGGTGGTCATACCCATCTCTATAAGGTTGACGGGATCGGGCATTATACGATACTCGGACAAACTCTTGATGATGCCGCCGGAGAGGCGTTTGACAAGGTGGCCAAGCTTGTCGGGCTCCCTTACCCCGGCGGGGCGCTGATTGACCGGCTCGCTGCCGAAGGTGACCCGGTAGCGGTCAAGCTCCCCAGGCCATTGCTCCATGACGGCAGCTGCAATTTCAGTTTCAGCGGCTTGAAGACGGCAGTGCTCAACTGGACCCAGAAGAATCCCGAAGGGAAATCAGGACAGCTATTGAATGATCTCTGCGCCTCGTTTCAGGCGGCAGTCTGCGAGGTGCTCACCGTCAAGACCTGGAGTGCCCTTGAAAAAACCGGCATCACCAGGCTGGTGATTGCCGGTGGCGTTGCCTGCAACAGCGGTCTGCGCCGCGAAATGTCCCGGCTGGCGGCAACAAGAGGCATCGACCTGTATATCCCGTCTCCGGCGCTCTGCGCCGACAATGCGGCAATGGTGGCAGTGCCCGGTGAGTTTTACCTGTCCCGCAGGATAGCTACCATCAACGGCTTCGATGCGTTGCCGTCGTGGCCACTTGACCGGATCAAAGCCAGATTCGCGGAGGCTACCTGA
- the rsmA gene encoding 16S rRNA (adenine(1518)-N(6)/adenine(1519)-N(6))-dimethyltransferase RsmA produces MLPRPKKALGQNFLVDKGVLGRIVDAVALVPGDRVLEVGPGRGALTRLLAEAAAEVLAVELDKQLVPVLMAEFSGASNVEVLQSDILRVDLEELLQSRGEGSWKVAANLPYNISSQVLFKFHDSRKLFSRLVLMLQREVGERLVAGAGGKDYGILSVLFQMFFAIKKEVIVRPGAFFPVPKVDSIVLSFVPLSEPRFPIGDERLFKQLVKSSFAQRRKTLWNCLKGGDYAPSDERLKELLADCGIDPSRRGETLSLQEFAALSNSIAMARTC; encoded by the coding sequence ATGTTGCCGCGTCCGAAAAAGGCTCTTGGCCAGAACTTCCTGGTGGACAAAGGGGTGCTGGGCCGCATCGTTGATGCCGTGGCGCTTGTTCCCGGCGACCGGGTCCTGGAGGTCGGCCCGGGCCGTGGCGCCTTGACCCGCCTTCTGGCTGAAGCCGCAGCAGAGGTGCTGGCTGTCGAACTTGACAAGCAGCTGGTGCCGGTTCTCATGGCTGAATTCTCAGGGGCAAGCAATGTCGAGGTGCTGCAGTCCGACATCCTTCGGGTGGACCTGGAAGAGCTGCTGCAGAGCCGGGGTGAGGGGAGCTGGAAGGTTGCGGCCAACCTGCCGTACAATATTTCGTCGCAGGTGCTGTTCAAGTTTCATGACAGCCGGAAGCTGTTCAGCCGGTTGGTGCTGATGCTGCAGCGCGAGGTTGGCGAGCGGCTGGTTGCCGGGGCCGGAGGCAAGGATTACGGTATTCTTTCGGTCCTGTTCCAGATGTTTTTCGCCATCAAAAAAGAGGTTATCGTCAGGCCCGGTGCATTTTTCCCGGTGCCCAAGGTCGATTCCATCGTGCTTTCGTTTGTGCCACTTAGCGAGCCGCGGTTCCCCATCGGCGACGAGCGGCTGTTCAAACAGTTGGTGAAGTCTTCGTTTGCCCAGCGGCGGAAAACCCTCTGGAACTGCCTCAAGGGTGGCGATTATGCCCCGAGTGATGAACGGTTGAAAGAGCTGCTGGCTGACTGTGGCATCGATCCCTCACGTCGCGGCGAGACCCTCTCGCTGCAAGAGTTTGCAGCACTCAGCAATAGCATCGCCATGGCTAGAACCTGTTGA
- a CDS encoding UDP-glucose dehydrogenase family protein, producing the protein MKICVFGAGYVGLVAAACFAESGNNVITVDVDQAKIEGLKQGIIPIYEPGLKELVIRNQSEGRLSFTTDIEAAVKASLISFIAVGTPPGEDGSADLQYVLAVGRSIGQHMQGYKIIVDKSTVPVGTADKVRAAVQAELDSRGVGFEFDVVSNPEFLKEGAAIDDFMKPDRVVIGTDNVRTAEIMKELYEPFMRKHNRMIIMDIRSAEMTKYAANAMLATRISFMNQIANLCERMNADVAAVREGIGSDSRIGYDFLFPGPGYGGSCFPKDVKALIRTADECGYEMLLLNAVEEVNELQKHVLARKVLDLLGDSGADKPLAGKTVACWGLSFKPRTDDMREAPSLTIIEELLANGAQVRAHDPEAIKEARKTFGDRISYSTNQYEILSGADALVIITDWSEYRNPDFERIMADLKEPLIVDGRNLYKPDRMQLAGFRYIPLGRNGSGISAGGK; encoded by the coding sequence ATGAAAATTTGCGTTTTTGGTGCCGGTTACGTTGGTCTTGTGGCAGCAGCCTGTTTTGCCGAAAGCGGCAATAATGTTATTACGGTTGATGTCGACCAGGCAAAGATTGAAGGACTCAAGCAGGGTATTATCCCGATTTATGAACCCGGTCTCAAAGAGCTGGTTATCCGTAATCAGTCTGAAGGACGGCTTTCCTTTACCACAGATATCGAAGCTGCGGTAAAGGCATCTCTGATAAGCTTTATCGCGGTCGGCACTCCACCGGGCGAGGACGGTTCCGCTGATTTGCAATATGTTCTGGCTGTGGGCAGGAGCATCGGCCAGCATATGCAGGGTTACAAGATTATCGTCGATAAATCCACGGTACCGGTCGGCACTGCCGACAAGGTCAGGGCTGCGGTGCAGGCTGAACTGGACAGCAGGGGCGTCGGCTTCGAGTTTGATGTTGTCTCCAATCCAGAGTTTCTCAAGGAAGGGGCGGCTATCGACGACTTCATGAAGCCCGACCGGGTAGTGATCGGTACGGACAACGTCAGGACGGCCGAGATAATGAAGGAGCTGTACGAGCCGTTCATGCGCAAGCATAACCGGATGATCATCATGGACATCCGCAGCGCTGAGATGACCAAATACGCGGCGAATGCGATGCTGGCAACCAGGATATCGTTCATGAACCAGATCGCCAACCTCTGCGAACGTATGAACGCCGATGTGGCGGCGGTTCGCGAAGGGATCGGCTCTGATTCCCGTATTGGCTATGATTTTCTTTTTCCCGGCCCAGGTTACGGCGGTTCATGCTTTCCCAAGGATGTGAAGGCGCTGATCAGGACTGCAGACGAGTGCGGTTACGAGATGCTCCTGCTGAACGCTGTTGAAGAGGTCAACGAGCTGCAGAAACATGTGCTGGCCCGGAAGGTGCTGGACCTGCTAGGTGATAGCGGAGCAGACAAGCCGCTTGCCGGCAAAACAGTCGCCTGCTGGGGGCTTTCGTTCAAGCCCCGTACTGATGATATGCGGGAGGCCCCGTCACTGACCATCATTGAGGAGCTGCTGGCCAACGGCGCCCAGGTGCGTGCTCACGATCCGGAGGCCATCAAGGAAGCGCGCAAGACATTCGGGGACCGGATCTCCTACAGCACCAACCAGTACGAGATTCTTAGCGGAGCTGATGCCCTGGTGATAATCACGGACTGGAGCGAGTATCGCAATCCCGATTTCGAACGGATCATGGCTGACCTGAAAGAGCCTCTGATCGTAGACGGTCGCAATCTTTACAAGCCTGACCGGATGCAGCTGGCAGGGTTCCGTTATATCCCGCTCGGTCGGAATGGTTCCGGCATCTCCGCTGGTGGGAAATAG